The Flavobacterium psychrophilum genome includes a region encoding these proteins:
- a CDS encoding glucose-1-phosphate thymidylyltransferase translates to MKGIILAGGSGTRLHPLTITVSKQLLPVYDKPMIYYPLSVLMQAGIREILIITTPRDQQAFKDLLGDGKRLGCRFEYAVQEHPNGLAQAFIIGENFIGSDKVALILGDNIFYGTGLADLLQANNNPDGGIIYAYHVKDPERYGVVEFNEDGKAVSIEEKPKEPKSHFAVPGIYFYDNEVISIAKQILPSERGELEITDVNREYLRRGKLSVSVLDKGTAWLDTGTFQSLMQASQFVEVIEERQGLKIGAIEGVAYEMGYIDKTEFNELIKPFMKSGYGRNLAGLTKPI, encoded by the coding sequence GTGGATCAGGAACAAGGCTTCATCCTTTGACGATTACTGTCAGTAAACAATTGTTGCCAGTTTACGATAAACCTATGATCTATTATCCATTATCTGTATTGATGCAGGCAGGTATAAGAGAGATATTAATTATTACCACTCCAAGAGATCAGCAGGCATTTAAAGATTTGCTAGGTGATGGTAAGCGTTTAGGTTGCCGTTTTGAATATGCTGTTCAGGAACATCCTAATGGCCTTGCACAGGCCTTTATTATTGGCGAGAATTTTATAGGTAGTGATAAAGTAGCACTTATACTTGGGGATAATATTTTCTACGGGACCGGACTGGCCGATTTATTACAGGCTAACAATAACCCTGATGGGGGTATTATTTATGCTTACCATGTAAAAGATCCCGAGAGGTATGGTGTAGTAGAGTTTAACGAAGATGGAAAAGCTGTTTCGATTGAAGAGAAACCAAAGGAACCAAAATCTCATTTCGCTGTTCCAGGCATTTATTTCTATGATAACGAAGTTATAAGTATAGCAAAACAAATCTTGCCAAGTGAAAGAGGGGAGCTTGAAATAACAGATGTTAACAGAGAGTACCTTAGGCGTGGTAAGTTGAGCGTAAGTGTGCTGGATAAAGGTACAGCATGGCTTGATACCGGTACTTTTCAGTCTTTAATGCAGGCTTCTCAGTTTGTAGAAGTCATTGAAGAGCGCCAAGGGCTTAAAATAGGTGCTATTGAAGGTGTGGCTTATGAAATGGGTTATATTGATAAGACAGAGTTTAATGAGCTTATTAAGCCGTTTATGAAAAGCGGTTATGGAAGAAATTTGGCAGGTTTGACGAAGCCAATTTAG
- a CDS encoding transcriptional regulator — MLDSLITSKTRLRLLVKFFVNAANEGHLRGLATEFSESTNAIRKELNNLSDAGYLEKENVSNKVRYRANEKHPLFLSLQNIVRKYLGLDVIVDQVLERMGDVKKIILIGDYANGLDTGTIEVVVVGDVLNDDYFNNLSLKIEELINRKVVFILSTESRDGLVVFENLSK; from the coding sequence ATGTTAGATTCTCTAATTACTTCAAAAACCAGATTAAGACTTCTTGTGAAGTTTTTTGTCAATGCTGCCAACGAAGGACATTTAAGAGGTCTTGCCACTGAATTTAGCGAATCAACTAACGCGATTCGTAAAGAGTTGAATAATCTTTCTGATGCCGGCTATCTTGAAAAAGAGAATGTTAGCAATAAGGTAAGATACAGGGCTAATGAAAAACATCCATTATTTTTATCTCTTCAAAATATTGTCAGGAAATATCTTGGGCTTGATGTAATTGTTGATCAGGTGCTTGAACGCATGGGCGATGTGAAAAAAATTATCCTTATTGGTGATTATGCTAATGGATTGGATACAGGAACGATAGAAGTTGTTGTTGTTGGAGATGTTTTAAATGACGATTACTTTAATAATTTATCTCTCAAAATTGAAGAACTGATCAACCGCAAGGTAGTGTTTATATTATCTACTGAATCGCGGGATGGTTTAGTTGTTTTTGAGAATTTATCTAAATAA
- a CDS encoding UDP-N-acetylglucosamine 2-epimerase, with protein MKKILIVFGTRPEAIKMAPLVKACINEAQFITKVAVTAQHREMLDQVLDFFELSPDFDLDLMKPNQNLYTLTADIITGLKPVLEDFKPDYVFVHGDTTTTMATSIAAFYSGATVCHVEAGLRTNDKYSPFPEEINRQIAGRISDIHFAPTSTSKENLLKENIEESSILVTGNTVIDALLDSAKRVENIENEEIDFLKKNVDFSKRIILVTGHRRENHGEGFINICAALKEIAQRNPDVQIIYPVHLNPNVKGPVYEILGDISNIKLIDPLAYPAFVWLMNQSTLIITDSGGVQEEAPSLGKPVLVMRDTTERPEAVSAGTVILVGTNKDLIVEECTNLLTDTARYQSMSALHNPYGDGKACERIVEYIKNHQTKTK; from the coding sequence ATGAAAAAAATTCTAATTGTATTTGGAACCCGTCCGGAAGCTATAAAGATGGCGCCCTTGGTAAAAGCTTGTATCAACGAAGCTCAGTTTATTACAAAAGTTGCAGTAACGGCTCAACATAGGGAGATGTTAGATCAGGTTCTTGATTTTTTCGAGCTATCACCGGATTTTGATTTAGACCTGATGAAACCGAATCAGAATCTTTATACATTAACTGCTGATATAATAACAGGATTAAAGCCTGTTCTTGAGGATTTCAAACCAGACTACGTTTTTGTTCATGGTGATACTACAACTACAATGGCAACCAGTATAGCTGCGTTTTATTCGGGGGCAACTGTATGTCATGTTGAAGCAGGTTTGCGCACAAATGATAAATATTCACCGTTTCCTGAAGAAATTAACAGGCAGATAGCGGGTAGAATTTCAGATATTCATTTTGCCCCTACATCAACTTCTAAAGAAAACCTTTTAAAGGAAAATATAGAAGAATCTTCAATACTTGTTACAGGAAACACTGTAATAGACGCGTTATTGGATAGTGCAAAGCGTGTCGAAAATATAGAAAATGAAGAAATTGATTTTTTAAAGAAGAACGTAGATTTTTCAAAAAGGATCATCCTTGTAACTGGTCACAGGAGAGAAAATCACGGAGAAGGGTTTATTAATATTTGTGCAGCATTAAAAGAAATTGCGCAAAGGAATCCTGATGTACAGATTATTTACCCGGTGCATTTAAATCCTAATGTAAAGGGGCCTGTCTATGAAATTCTGGGTGATATTTCTAATATAAAATTAATTGACCCTCTGGCTTATCCAGCTTTTGTATGGTTGATGAATCAATCAACATTAATAATTACCGATAGTGGAGGAGTTCAGGAAGAAGCGCCAAGTCTTGGTAAACCTGTATTAGTAATGAGGGATACTACAGAAAGACCTGAAGCTGTTTCGGCAGGTACTGTAATTTTAGTAGGTACAAACAAAGACCTTATAGTTGAAGAATGTACGAATTTACTAACCGATACAGCACGCTACCAAAGTATGAGTGCGTTACATAATCCTTATGGTGATGGGAAGGCATGTGAGCGTATAGTTGAATATATAAAAAACCATCAAACTAAAACCAAATAA
- a CDS encoding UDP-N-acetyl-D-mannosaminuronic acid dehydrogenase, whose translation MDQKVVTIGLGYIGLPTSALIANNNIHVHGVDINQSVVDTINAGKIHIVEPSLDEAVAKAVAAGFLTASTKPTEANTYLVVVPTPFKGNYEPDISYVKAATTAILPLLKKGDLYIIESTSPVGTTDKMMNYIFAERPELKGEIFLAYCPERVLPGNVMHELVYNDRVIGGVDEASTDKAVAFYSQFVKGELHRTNAVTAEMCKLTENSSRDVQIAFANELSLICDKAGINVWELIKLANKHPRVNILQPGCGVGGHCIAVDPYFIVSDYPMESRIIGKAREVNNYKSFWCAEKVKTAKLEFQVKHGKLPRIAVMGLAFKPNIDDLRESPAKYIAQKIMQDMHDEEYFVVEPNIEEHNVFKLTNYKEAAEKADIIAFLVAHDEFKTLEIPKDKVVLDFCGVLK comes from the coding sequence ATGGATCAAAAAGTTGTTACAATAGGCTTAGGGTACATAGGTTTACCGACATCGGCATTAATTGCTAATAATAATATTCACGTACACGGTGTAGATATCAATCAGAGTGTTGTTGATACTATAAATGCCGGAAAAATACATATAGTTGAGCCTAGTCTTGACGAAGCTGTTGCTAAGGCGGTTGCAGCGGGGTTTCTTACTGCCAGTACAAAACCGACCGAAGCAAATACGTACTTGGTTGTTGTCCCAACGCCATTTAAGGGTAATTATGAGCCGGATATTTCTTATGTTAAAGCGGCTACCACCGCTATTTTACCATTATTAAAGAAAGGTGATTTATATATAATTGAGTCGACATCACCTGTTGGAACTACAGACAAGATGATGAACTATATTTTTGCCGAACGTCCCGAACTTAAAGGTGAAATATTCCTGGCGTATTGTCCGGAGCGTGTATTACCGGGTAACGTTATGCATGAATTGGTGTACAATGACAGAGTTATTGGTGGTGTTGATGAAGCATCAACAGATAAAGCCGTTGCATTTTACAGCCAGTTCGTTAAAGGCGAACTTCATAGAACTAATGCTGTTACAGCAGAAATGTGTAAGCTTACTGAAAATTCATCAAGAGATGTCCAGATTGCGTTTGCAAATGAATTATCCCTGATTTGTGATAAGGCAGGTATTAACGTATGGGAACTGATTAAGCTTGCGAACAAACATCCGCGTGTTAATATACTTCAGCCTGGCTGTGGTGTGGGCGGTCACTGTATCGCTGTTGATCCTTACTTTATCGTTTCAGACTACCCGATGGAGTCACGTATTATAGGTAAAGCCAGAGAAGTAAATAATTACAAGTCGTTTTGGTGTGCAGAAAAAGTAAAAACTGCAAAACTTGAATTTCAGGTTAAACACGGTAAACTGCCAAGGATAGCGGTAATGGGACTTGCGTTTAAACCAAATATTGATGATCTAAGAGAATCTCCGGCAAAGTACATTGCTCAGAAAATTATGCAGGATATGCATGACGAAGAGTACTTTGTTGTTGAACCGAATATCGAAGAACACAACGTTTTTAAACTTACAAACTATAAGGAAGCCGCGGAAAAAGCAGATATAATTGCTTTTTTGGTAGCTCACGATGAGTTTAAAACTTTGGAAATACCTAAAGATAAAGTTGTATTGGACTTTTGTGGGGTGCTTAAATAA
- a CDS encoding acetyltransferase, which translates to MAPPVLIYRIGNWFHRNRMKPVGKFFSFLNRFLFSVWLPSSAQIGENFKIGYWGLGVVIHSNTVIGDNVTIAQNVTIGRNFGDKRVPVVGDNVYIGTGSVIFGEIKIGNNVIVGSNSLINKDIPDNCTAVGNPMKIIQQNRSVKYYEIDQL; encoded by the coding sequence ATGGCGCCACCAGTATTAATATATAGAATCGGCAATTGGTTTCATAGAAATCGAATGAAGCCTGTAGGGAAATTTTTCTCATTTTTAAACAGATTTTTATTTTCTGTATGGCTTCCGTCTTCTGCGCAGATAGGCGAAAATTTCAAAATCGGTTACTGGGGACTAGGGGTTGTTATTCATTCCAATACAGTTATTGGCGATAACGTAACTATTGCTCAAAATGTAACTATTGGAAGAAATTTTGGAGATAAGCGTGTACCTGTTGTTGGAGATAACGTATATATTGGAACGGGTTCAGTTATTTTTGGAGAGATAAAAATCGGTAACAATGTTATAGTGGGCTCAAATTCGCTTATTAATAAAGATATCCCGGATAATTGTACAGCCGTAGGAAACCCGATGAAGATCATTCAGCAAAATCGATCGGTCAAATATTATGAAATTGACCAGTTGTAA